A part of Thalassophryne amazonica chromosome 3, fThaAma1.1, whole genome shotgun sequence genomic DNA contains:
- the tma7 gene encoding translation machinery-associated protein 7: MSGREGGKKKPLKTPKKQTKDLDEDDVAFKQKQKEEQKAMEALKAKASGKGPLGGSGIKKSGKK, translated from the exons ATGTCCGGCAGGGAAG GTGGGAAAAAGAAGCCACTGAAAACACCCAAAAAACAGACCAAAGACCTGGATGAG GATGATGTGGCCTTTAAACAGAAACAGAAGGAGGAGCAGAAGGCCATGGAGGCACTGAAGGCCAAAGCTTCAGGGAAGGGGCCTCTAG ggggcagtggCATCAAGAAGTCAGGCAAGAAGTAA